DNA from Candidatus Methylomirabilis limnetica:
CAGTCTGGCTCAAGATCGGTTGCCCCGCCCTGCTGGGTGAGCACGAAACCCTGCACGAGGGCGTGTTTGATCTGCGCCACCGTGTAGGGCTTGGTCAGAACCACGTCCACACCCGATTCCTCAAGCTGGGCCTGCTCCAACACATTGCCCCAGCCGGTGACCAGGATCACGGGAAGCTGGGGACAGCGAACCTTGACCGCCTGGGCGACCTCCCACCCTGACATCCCCGGCATCCCAAGGTCAGTCATGACCATGTCGAAGCGCGTTGTCGCGAGGCGCGTGAGGCCCTCCTCGCCGCTCGTCACGGTGGCCACCGTGTGGCCCAGGACTGGCGGCGTATCGGCCAGTGCTGTCTGGACTGTGATCCGCACCCCTGCTGCCTCTGCCTGGTTCTTCCAGCGGGGTTGAGTGATCGCGATGACCTGCTCGACGATCTCGCCGAGCGACACCGGTCCGAACGCCTTCGTGTCCCTCGGGCGGGTCGCCCTGCGGATCTTCCGAACCGTCTCAGCCGCGTCGGCGATGGCCTGCTCTTGCCGCGCGAGGCTCCCCAGGAGGCGAGCGCCTCCCACCACACCCTGCAGGGCAGCCGCCACCGGCCCCCGCTCGAGGGTGAGCCGCATGAGCTGTGCTTGTCCCAGGATCTTCATCAGCCCATTATTGAGGTCGTGGGCGACCCCAGCCGCCATCTGGCCCATCGCGCGCAACCGTTCCGTCTCGACGAGGTGGGCCTGCATCCGCTCCAACTCCTCGACCTTCTCTGCAAGCTGGATCGCGGTCACGCGCTGTGCCTCCTCCGCCTGCTTGCGCACGGTGATGTCGGTGAAAACCGCGACACTACCAGTATAATCTCCATTTTCGTCGAACATTGGACAGGGCGCAACAATCGTGTTGACCTTCCCGCCATCCTTACGACGCCAGACAATCTCATAACTCTTCCGAACACCGGAGCGACGACCCGCCATCTGATCTCGGAGCAGCTTCTGGTTTTCTTCGTCAAAAACAATGGAGGTCGATTTGCCGATCAACTCCTCCAATTCGTAACCCAGCATCTTACAAGCCCGTGGGTTCATGAAAGTAATCAAACCGTTCTTATCCTGGACGCCCAACCCTTCGCTCATGGTGTCCACCAACATGCGGTATTTGGCCTCGCTCTCCCGCAGCGCCTCCTCCGCCTGTTTACGTTCGGTGATATCCATGGAGATGCCGCCCAGAGCAAGGCTACCGTCCGTCTGGCGAATGGGAAACTTTGATGAGAGATAGGTGTGCTTCTGCCCGCTCTCGATAATCGTTTCTTCCTCCATGTGCGGGCTCTTGCTGGCCAGAACCGCTTCATCAACCACCCGGATTTTCTCTGCTCCCGGTAGAGGAACAAGTTGCTCGAATGTTTTGCCCAGCCAGCCCTCGCGGCCGACGCCAAAGAGTTGCTCCAGGGCTTTATTCACAAACGTATGCCGGCCCTGCCCATCCTTCATGTAGGCGAAGCCGGGGAGATGCTCCATGAAGGCTGCAAAGTTGGTCCTGCTCTCAAGGAGCTCCTCCGCCATCCGCTTGTACTCGGTGATGTCGCTCACTACGAGGTGGCACAAGGGTGACCCATCGTCGTTTTGAGCGGAGGCGGCCACCAGATGCGCCCAGAATTGCGTACCGTCTATTTTCCGCATCCGCAGATCGTAAACCTGTGGTATGCCAGTTTCAAGGAGTTGTACGGCGTGTTGGGAGTAGATATTCTGGTCTTCGGGAAAAATGAACCGGCTGATGGGTTGCTTCACCAAATCGTCCCGGGGTATGCCCATCAGGGCCGCAGCCGTGAGGTTGGTGGCCAGGACCAGCCCCTGTTCGTTCAGGGAAACATACCCCACCGAGGCCAGATCGTAGAAGTCGAAATAACTCGCCAAGGCGGTCGAGATATTTTTGTCGCTCAAGCTAAAACTCCCCCCTCATCCTCACCCAAGGAGCACACAGGGTGATCCCTGGAATAAGGCTCACGGGTATTGCCCCGATCTTCTAAACAAATTAGGTCCTTCCGGAATTCGCATGGGTAGAGATCGAGTCCCACACAATGCAAAGGGATAGCCGTCTTGAAGTGACTCTTGTGTCGGAATCCATAGACAACTGGCTTGATCGTCTGAATCTTCGCGTTGAGCCCCGGTGTGTCATACGTCCCTGTCTACTCCTCAAGGGGGTCAGCATAAATTAAACACGCCCGAAACGGAGTGTACCTAGCAGATATACCTTTAGCAATAGTCTATTCGGCCTATTTATCTAGAAGCTGTCGCCATGGTCTACGCTCTAATATCCCATCGCTACAGGCCAGAGGAATACGCACAATGTCCCACTCAACATCAACTTGAGCCACCATCCATGGCCGAGGCCACGCGCCACGGTTATCGCAGGATCACCAGATGGCTGCGTGTGAGATTGAGGCATCCGGACATCTCGCCGTGCGATGATGCCACGTACCGTGGAGTGCCCCCCAGAAAGTCAACAGGGCTTATGCCACCCGGGAGACGTGAGCGCACGGTTCACGCCAGGCGCGAGAAGTGAGAGATGGACCGAGTAGCCGACGTATAGCATGCAGCGTACATGGGCATCACAGGAATAATTAGCCGTAATGAGGGCGGTACTGGCGGGAGTGACAGCGTAGAGTACACCCACTAATCTGCACCGGCATCTGACCGCCTGGCGGATTTTAGGCGGAACCGGTGGCAGGTTTGATCGGCATGCGCGCTATTGTGCTACTACGCGCCTACTCGGGAATCAGGGGTGGGAGGATGATGGGGGAAGAGATTGGGGACGGAAGAGAGGGGAGAACTTCCCTGCGGGACTATCTCTTACTGAACCACACCCGGCTCGAATCGGCGTTGAAGAACTCTATCGTCATTGGCGCAGTGCCTTGGCAGGCAGACACGGAGGATCAGGATTTGCGGATCGCTGTTTAAATAGCTCACTGATCGTTCCCCTGAGCTTCATGCATTGGCTCGCAGTGTCGTGGAATTGTTGGGCTAGCTTTGGCGAGCCCGCTTTGGTCACCTGATTCGCACCTTGAGTGGCGGCATCGGCCATCCCCCCAGAGATACAATAACGCTGAGTCAGTACTTGGGTGGTCATCCCCTTTAGTTCAGCAGATTCCACGTGGCAATTCTCGGCCGCCGCAGAGACTCCTGGCACAAAGGCGAGCAGTACGCCAAACGCGACGCCTGTGCTTACAACGATTCGCATGGCCTTACCCCCTGCCGGATCCGATCCGGCTGCTATCTGGCCCTTAGTAGCCATTTTGTCCATCCTACCTCAAGGGCCATCGCGAATGAATTCGTTCCAACCGTCGCGCCATAAAATATGCAATCCATAGACACACTACGGTAAAACCAGCACACCCTAAAAAGAAAAGCCAGTGACCGAGCAGAAAAGCAGGGATCATAATAAGCACGGGGAACACAACAGACAGGATCATGGCGAGTCGCCGAAAGTTTCGCTCCACGCTCGAGCTTAGATTCACGCTCATAGGTATCATCACCTCCGGATAAAAACTACCTTGACCTCGATCATAAGAAAACCTCAAAGGGACCTACGCGAAGGTCAAAGTGGAGGTAGTGAGTGTTTGAAAAAGGGGGGTAGGCCCCTCTTTACGCCAACGGAGTAGTCACTATTTAGACACCGGAGGCCTGTCCAAATACAGCCAGACTTCGCAACCACCTAGACTTTTTGGTGGCCCCAACGGGGATCGAACCCGTGTTTCGGCCTTGAGAGGGCCACGTCCTAGGCCACTAGACGATGGGGCCATGCGATCAGGCAGGGATCAAAACAGCGCTTACTATATCGGAATATGGAATCGGCGCGCAATCAAAATCTACGGGACCGCGCCATGGCGCAAGAATGCTGGGAGTACGTCACCGACTGAGGAGGGGCGTAACGACCTCGTTATCGCTCGGCCTTGGCGAAAAGGCCTTGGTCGTTGGCGGCGCCAGGGCTGAAGGTCACAGCCCTTCCTGCCCTCGGATGAAGTATTCCTCGATGGCCTCTGGATCGGTCGACGAGGTCTGTTGTCCCGTCCTTCGATTCACCAAAGTCTGGTAGACCCCGTCAGGAGGGAGGAAGGGTTCGACGGGGCTGTCGCCCAGGCTCTGCCTCATGAAATCTGCCCAGATGGGCGCAGCCACTTTTCCGGCCGTCTCGTGAGAGCCGATCGAGCGACGTTGATCGTAGCCCAGCCAGATTCCCGCCACAACGCTTGGGGTATACCCGAGGAACCAGAGATCCTCTGCGGCCTGAGTAGTCCCTGTTTTCGCGGCGACGGGGCGCCCAACACGCTTAGCGGCCCTCCCGGTTCCACGTTCGACTACGCCCTCAAGAACCGAGGTCAGGACAAAAGCTACCTCCTCGCGCATGACCTGTTGCGGCTGGGGAAACTGCTCTTCGAGTACGATCTCGCCAGGACCCACCACGCGGCGGACGGCGAAGGGCGGCGACAAGATCCCCCGATTGGCGAACGCCTGATAGGCCGACATCAGCTCCAAGAGGCTTACCTCTGAGACGCCTAAGGCCATCGCATACTCTCGCCTTAGCTCCGAGGTGATCCCAAGCCGATGGGCGAGATCGATGACCGGATCGACCCCGATCGCGGCGATCAAGCGGATCGTCGGGACGTTGATCGACTCCTCGAGTGCCCGACGAAGCGTCACCGGACCCCGATATTTGCGGTCCACATTCTCCGGAGCCCACGTCTCGCTTCGCTTCCCCGTATTGATCTCAAAGCTGATCGGAGCATCGTCGAAAATAGTCGCTGCCGTCAGCCCTCGCTCAAACGCTGCCGCATAGACGAGCGGCT
Protein-coding regions in this window:
- a CDS encoding PAS domain S-box protein; the protein is MSDKNISTALASYFDFYDLASVGYVSLNEQGLVLATNLTAAALMGIPRDDLVKQPISRFIFPEDQNIYSQHAVQLLETGIPQVYDLRMRKIDGTQFWAHLVAASAQNDDGSPLCHLVVSDITEYKRMAEELLESRTNFAAFMEHLPGFAYMKDGQGRHTFVNKALEQLFGVGREGWLGKTFEQLVPLPGAEKIRVVDEAVLASKSPHMEEETIIESGQKHTYLSSKFPIRQTDGSLALGGISMDITERKQAEEALRESEAKYRMLVDTMSEGLGVQDKNGLITFMNPRACKMLGYELEELIGKSTSIVFDEENQKLLRDQMAGRRSGVRKSYEIVWRRKDGGKVNTIVAPCPMFDENGDYTGSVAVFTDITVRKQAEEAQRVTAIQLAEKVEELERMQAHLVETERLRAMGQMAAGVAHDLNNGLMKILGQAQLMRLTLERGPVAAALQGVVGGARLLGSLARQEQAIADAAETVRKIRRATRPRDTKAFGPVSLGEIVEQVIAITQPRWKNQAEAAGVRITVQTALADTPPVLGHTVATVTSGEEGLTRLATTRFDMVMTDLGMPGMSGWEVAQAVKVRCPQLPVILVTGWGNVLEQAQLEESGVDVVLTKPYTVAQIKHALVQGFVLTQQGGATDLEPDCLPPSNV